Proteins encoded by one window of Musa acuminata AAA Group cultivar baxijiao chromosome BXJ2-9, Cavendish_Baxijiao_AAA, whole genome shotgun sequence:
- the LOC103997067 gene encoding MMS19 nucleotide excision repair protein homolog isoform X4 encodes MVESNDAKSLAESFLRNVQVQSLAVRDRKLCFEVIQRLLDVYPQAVVELGDDLVYGICEAIDEEKDPRCLMLTFSLVGTLGRLFPDPSGPMGNFSSDVFDILSRYFPIYFTHPKGDGLDITRDDLSKALMDAFSSSPLFEPFVIPLLLEKLSSSLPSAKLDSLKYLNSCLRHYEADKVVKHSQVIWSNLKDVIFNLSPHRSSLSTYGSDGDMDSEVNKIADEALNCLQTAISHLNFPDQDSFLCLIIDDEDIGTRFWSVTSIKKYSGTSTEIHCQLSALGSILSIASKVSIYCCTKVFQKFFSCLMDILGVSGKHPSKLCVTDHNTCSDGLNFGALYLSMELLTSCRELTLSSKEFAPEVISEPRSWFYVLKNISRELCDALGSILETPESAEHVYCAVKSLQVLATFPEIYSPVSEATFEDILVMLMSIIARRSKETYLWELSLKALVQIGLWIENAHDSAKATSYNKLVIQRIVSMLQSNDSTISLSLKLVAISEISSIGLYLLRIVQAFEEAIVSNLRACFEGNLKSSDVLVPLLQCYSNQVLPRCHTCGNFNDIAVQVAVSIWNQIENVAVFSSAILMKDVLDQVMMTMKHLVAGCTEESQFLILQKAYGSLPKTFFIAEPLPCALSQLEGLQCIQDTTLMSCQDEWIFSLFGSVVIALRPQTPFVNVKILLNLFVVLLHKGNMPAAQALASMVNKWPADVNKSEISYSLDQAIEEILKSCLWTSESSSNFIDRDSCFHKYVVLGLAWIGKGLLMRGHEKLKEIAMLLLKCLVAGKYVDITPFQQHENGKDAGQDASSPLATFAADAFHVLLSDSEDCLNKKFHATIRPLYKQRFFSSMLPILLSSIKESDPSSKKVVLYRAFGHVISDTPLAAVVGEAKKIVPTLADALAMLSLDILNKDLIYSLLLVVSGILMDDNGKAIVLENVHTIISLLIKLISYPHLMIVRETAIQCLVAISALPYARIYPYRPQVLRAVSTALDDRKRVVRQEAVRCRQAWASIA; translated from the exons ATGGTTGAAAGTAATGATGCCAAGTCACTTGCAGAATCTTTTTTAAGAAATGTACAAGTACAATCACTAGCAGTTCGTGATCGTAAG TTATGCTTTGAAGTTATTCAGCGCCTGTTGGATGTGTACCCTCAGGCTGTTGTAGAGTTG GGTGATGACCTTGTGTATGGAATATGTGAAGCAATCGATGAAGAAAAAGATCCTCGATGCTTGATGCTTACTTTCTCTCTGGTTGGGACTTTGGGACGACTGTTTCCTGATCCGTCTGGTCCAATGGGGAACTTTtcttctgatgtttttgatattctGAGCCGATATTTTCCTATATACTTCACACAT CCAAAGGGTGATGGCTTAGATATAACAAGGGATGACCTTTCTAAGGCATTAATG GATGCTTTCTCTTCATCTCCACTTTTCGAACCATTTGTTATCCCATTGCTCCTTGAAAAACTCTCCTCATCCCTTCCATCAGCAAAG CTTGATTCTTTGAAGTATCTTAACAGTTGCTTGCGCCACTATGAAGCAGACAAGGTGGTCAAGCATTCTCAAGTTATCTGGTCTAATTTGAAAGATGTGATCTTTAATCTTTCACCACATAGGTCTTCATTATCAACTTATGGTTCCGATGGGGATATGGATTCTGAGGTTAATAAAATTGCAGATGAAGCTCTAAATTGTTTGCAAACAGCTATTTCACACTTGAACTTTCCTGATCAAGATTCTTTCTTGTGTTTGATTATTGATGATGAAGATATAGGGACAAGATTTTGGTCTGTAACaagtataaaaaaatattcaggCACTTCAACAGAAATCCATTGTCAATTAAGTGCTCTTGGAAGTATCTTATCTATTGCATCAAAGGTATCCATATATTGCTGCACCAAGGTGTTTCAGAAGTTCTTTTCCTGCCTAATGGATATTTTAGGAGTTTCAGGAAAGCATCCATCTAAACTTTGTGTTACTGACCACAACACATGTTCTGATGGATTGAATTTTGGAGCACTTTATCTTTCCATGGAACTCCTTACTTCATGTAGAGAATTGACTTTGTCTTCCAAGGAATTTGCGCCAGAAGTTATTTCGGAACCAAGAAGCTGGTTTTATGTGCTAAAAAATATCTCCAGAGAGTTATGCGATGCCCTTGGGTCAATTTTGGAGACACCAGAGAGTGCAGAACATGTTTATTGTGCAG TGAAAAGTTTGCAAGTGCTTGCAACATTTCCAGAAATCTATTCACCTGTTTCTGAGGCAACTTTTGAAGATATATTAGTGATGCTTATGTCAATAATCGCTAGAAGGAGCAAGGAAACTTACTTGTGGGAATTGTCTTTGAAAGCCTTAGTCCAAATTGGTTTGTGGATTGAAAATGCTCATGATTCTGCAAAAGCAACAAGTTATAACAAACTTGTCATTCAGAGAATTGTTTCCATGCTTCAATCTAATGATTCTACTATCTCTCTTTCACTGAAACTGGTTGCAATTTCTGAAATTAGCAGCATTGGCCTCTACCTGCTAAGAATAGTTCAAGCATTTGAAGAGGCTATAGTTTCCAACTTAAGAGCTTGC TTTGAAGGAAATCTAAAATCGTCTGATGTTTTAGTTCCTCTGCTCCAGTGCTACTCCAATCAGGTGCTTCCAAG ATGCCACACTTGCGGAAATTTCAACGATATAGCTGTTCAAGTTGCTGTCAGTATATGGAATCAAATAGAAAATGTGGCTGTTTTCAGTAGTGCCATATTAATGAAG GATGTTCTTGATCAGGTTATGATGACAATGAAGCATTTAGTCGCGGGATGTACAGAGGAAAGCCAGTTCTTGATTTTACAAAAAGCATACGGCAGTCTTCCAAAGACCTTTTTTATAGCGGAGCCATTGCCCTGTGCTTTGTCACAACTCGAAGGCTTACAATGCATTCAAGATACCACTCTCATGTCATGTCAAGATGAATggattttttctctttttggatCAGTAGTTATAGCACTTCGTCCGCAGACTCCTTTTGTAAATGTGAAAATACTTTTGAACTTGTTCGTGGTCCTTCTACACAAAGGAAATATGCCAGCAGCTCAAGCCTTGGCATCCATGGTTAACAAGTGGCCTGCAGATGTTAACAAATCAGAAATATCTTATTCTTTGGATCAAGCAATTGAGGAGATTCTGAAGAGTTGTCTATGGACTTCAGAAAGCAGTAGCAATTTTATAGATAGAGATAGTTGTTTTCATAAATATGTTGTCCTTGGACTGGCATGGATTGGAAAAGGTTTGCTTATGAGGGGACATGAGAAACTAAAGGAAATAGCGATGCTTCTTTTGAAATGTCTAGTTGCTGGTAAATATGTCGATATAACACCTTTTCAACAGCATGAGAATGGTAAGGATGCTGGGCAGGATGCAAGTTCCCCTTTGGCGACATTTGCAGCGGATGCATTCCATGTACTTCTAAGTGATTCAGAAGATTGTCTGAATAAGAAGTTCCATGCGACGATAAGGCCACTTTATAAGCAACGTTTCTTCTCAAGCATGTTGCCAATCCTGCTCTCTTCAATCAAAGAATCCGATCCCTCGAGTAAAAA AGTGGTATTATATCGAGCTTTTGGACATGTTATTTCTGACACTCCACTGGCTGCTGTGGTTGGTGAAGCCAAGAAG ATTGTGCCCACACTAGCTGATGCGTTGGCTATGTTGAGTTTGGATATTCTGAATAAAGATCTGATATACAGTCTGCTGCTAGTTGTCTCGGGGATACTGATGGATGATAACG GTAAAGCAATTGTCCTCGAGAATGTTCACACCATCATTAGCCTCCTTATCAAACTGATTTCCTACCCTCATTTGATG ATTGTTCGTGAAACAGCAATTCAGTGCCTAGTAGCCATTTCAGCTCTTCCTTATGCAAGGATTTACCCATATCGACCACAG GTTCTTCGAGCTGTTTCAACTGCTCTGGATGATCGAAAAAGAGTTGTTCGTCAGGAGGCTGTCAGATGCCGTCAAGCATG GGCATCGATTGCATGA